The Hypnocyclicus thermotrophus nucleotide sequence TCTTTTATCCAATTAGCATTTAAACACATTTCATTCATACCAATTAGCCCAATTGTAGAAAAATGGGTATCAAAATTTCCTAAATATCTTTTTGCATATGGGAATAACCCCTCATCAAGTAATTTCGTAACGACAGTTCTTTTTATTTCTAATGAACGTTTGGCTATATCTAATAAATGGCTTAATTTTTGATAAAATTCTTTTTTTGTTTCAGATAAATAGGCAAGTCTTGGAAGATTTAAAGTAACAACACCTATAGAACCAGTTTTTTCACCACTTCCAAATAAACCACCAGTTTTTTTTCTAAGTTCTCTCTTATCAAGTTGTAATCTGCAACACATACTTCTTACATCACCAGGATCTAAATCACTATTTATAAAGTTTTGAAAATAAGGAGTACCATATTTTGCAGTCATTTCAAATAAAAGTTTTGCATTTTCACTATCCCATAAAAAGTCATCAGTTATATTATAAGTAGGGATTGGATATTGGAACCCTCTTCCATTTGCGTCACCTTCAAGCATAATTTCAATAAAGGCTTTATTTATCATATCCATTTCTTTTTGTAGTTCTCCATATTTAAAGTCTACTTTTTTTCCGCCAATAATAGCATATTCATCAGCTAAATCTTTTGGAGGTGTCCAATCTAGTGTAATATTGCTAAATGGAGATTGAGTTCCCCATCTACTAGGAGTATTTACTCCATATACAAATGATTGAATACATTGCTTTGTTTCTTTATAAGTCATATTATCTTGTCTTACAAAGGCAGCCAAATAAGTATCAAAACTACTAAAGGCCTGTGCACCTGCAAATTCATTTTGTAAAATTCCTAAAAAATTTACCATTTGATTGCACAAAGTAGATAAATGCTTTGCAGGAGAAGAAGTAATTTTTCCATTTACTCCCCCAAGTCCTTCTTCGATAAGTTGTCTAAGAGACCAACCAGCACAATAACCAGAAAGCATAGATAAATCATGTATATGAAAATCCCCATTTTTATGTGCTTTTGCAATTTCATCATCATATATTTCTGATAACCAGTAGTTAGCTGTAACTGCACCAGAATTATGTAAAATCAATCCACCAATTGAATAAGTTACAGTTGAATTTTCTTTTACTCTCCAATCTTCAACTTTTAAATAAGAATTTATCACATTTTTATAATCAAGAACTGTATTGGACATATTTCTTAATTTTTCTCTTTGTTTTCTATAAAGAATATATGCTTTTGCAACTTCTGTATATCCTGTTTCACTTAAAACTTTTTCTACAGAATTTTGAATATCTTCAATATTAATTTTTCCATGACTAATTTTTTCTTGGAAATCAGCTGTAGTTTTTAGTACTAAAGTATCTAGAATATCATTAGTATAATAATAATTTACAGATTCAAATGCTTTTTTAACAGCATTTTTAATTCTAGACATATCAAAATTACTTTCACTACCGTCTCTTTTAATTACAATCATAATTCTACCCCTTTATTTAATTTGATATATAAAATTATATCTTAAATAATATAAAAAGTCAAATAAAAAACACTATATATAGGTGTACTTTTTATGTACACAACTATATATAGTGTTTAAAATAGTTTTAATAATAAAAGTATCAGATATGTAACACTTCCTCCAAGAGCTGCACCAAAAAAAACTTCTGAAAAATTATGAATTCCATTTTTTATACGTGATTGTGCAACTAGTACAGCAATAAAAAATCCAAGAGCTACAATAACTATATTATTAGAAATAAAAAGTATAGCTGCCCATGCTGAAAATGCAAGTGCACTATGTCCACTTGGTTTACCTCCTTCTAAAGGAGAACCACTTTTATAATAAGACTTTAAAGCAATTACTAAAATAGATACAATAACAAAAATAACTGCAAGTGTATGAGCATAAGAGCTTTTTAAAAACTTAAAGATTTGCATAGAGCTTTTTCTTAAGTGACCAATAAAAATTAAATATCCAATAAATGTTGCTAAAACAGCAGACACAAATACAGCTCCAGAAGCTACATCTTTTATAAATTTAACCTGTGGATGATATTTAGGTTCTATAATATCAGCAAAACCTTCAATAGCAGTATTAATAAGTTCTGTTATCCATACTATACCTATTGTAATACCTAAAATAGCTAAACTTATAATATCTAACTTTAAAAAAAGAGATATTATAACAACAAAAATAGTAACTATTACATGAATTTTCATATGCCTTTCTATTATAATAGCATTTATTATACCTTCGATAGCATAATTAAATGAGTCTAAAATACTATGTTTTCTATTGTTATGATTTATTTTTTTATGTTCGAACATATCCATTCCTTTCAAGTATTTCTTCTTCTTTTGCCCGCATAATCTTTTTATCTTCTTCACTTATGTGGTCATAACCTAATAAGTGAAGAAGACCGTGTGTAAGGACATAATAAAATTCTCTTTCAAAAGAATGTCCATATTCTTTTGCTTGAGATTTAACACGTTCTAAAGAGATTATTATATCACCTAATGTTTCAATAGGTCCTTCTAAAAAATCTTCAGAATCTCTATAAGCAAAAGAGATAACATCAGTTTCAATATCTTTATTTCTATAATCTCTATTGATTATTTGTATATTTTCATTTCCTGTAAGTAATAGAGAAAGGTATATATCTCTATTTGAATTATATTCATCTTCAAGTAAAGTGACTATAAAATCTTTTATAGCTGTTAAATCTATTTTATCTTCATATCCTTCAATTCCTTTAGTTATATCTACAATGATTGCCATTTTTCTCCTTTCTATTTTTGACCTGGGTATTTTATTCTGCTATGATAAACGCCTTGGAATGTTTTTACAAAAGAATTAATAATAAGCTCAATTTCTTTGAGTGTAAGATCAGCATCAGAAAGTTGTGCATCCTCCATTTTATTTCCTATTATTCTTCTTACCATTTTTTCAACTTCAAGGGGATTTTTATCATCCATAGATCTTACAGCTGCCTCTATTGAGTCAGCAAGCATTATAATAGCAGATTCTTTAGTTTTGGGTTTTGGTCCATCATATCTAAAATCACTTTCATTTATATCGGGATTATTTTTTTTAACTTTATTATAAAAATAAGCAAGTAAAGTAGTTCCTTGATGTTCGGCCATGATATCTCTTATTTCTTTCGGTATTTTATATTTTTTTCCCATTTCTTGTCCATCTTTTGTATGTGCTTTAATAATCATTGTACTTAAAGTGGGAGATAAATTATCATGAGGATTTACGCCACTATGTTGATTTTCGACATAAAAATTTGGTCTTTTCATTTTACCGATATCATGATAATAACAAGCAACTCTTGTAAAAGTAGAATCAGCTCCTATACATTCTGCAGCTTGTTCAGATAATGTAGCAACAAGCATAGAATGATTAAATGTACCAGGTGCTTCAAGAGCCATTTTCCTAAGCAAAGGATGAGAAAGGTCTCCAAGCTCAACTAATTTTAGTTTTGTAAGAATATTAAATGTTTCTTCAAAATAAGGTAATAGAGCTATTGTAAGCATTCCTGAAAATATTCCAGATCCAAAAAGCTCTGAATTCATCAAGATAATATTAACTATATTTTTTTTACTAATGAGTAATACAGCAGTACCAACAAGTATTTTTATTAAAGAAATATATAAACCTACAGAAACCATATCAGTTCTATTTTTTATAGAT carries:
- a CDS encoding ribonucleoside triphosphate reductase; the encoded protein is MIVIKRDGSESNFDMSRIKNAVKKAFESVNYYYTNDILDTLVLKTTADFQEKISHGKINIEDIQNSVEKVLSETGYTEVAKAYILYRKQREKLRNMSNTVLDYKNVINSYLKVEDWRVKENSTVTYSIGGLILHNSGAVTANYWLSEIYDDEIAKAHKNGDFHIHDLSMLSGYCAGWSLRQLIEEGLGGVNGKITSSPAKHLSTLCNQMVNFLGILQNEFAGAQAFSSFDTYLAAFVRQDNMTYKETKQCIQSFVYGVNTPSRWGTQSPFSNITLDWTPPKDLADEYAIIGGKKVDFKYGELQKEMDMINKAFIEIMLEGDANGRGFQYPIPTYNITDDFLWDSENAKLLFEMTAKYGTPYFQNFINSDLDPGDVRSMCCRLQLDKRELRKKTGGLFGSGEKTGSIGVVTLNLPRLAYLSETKKEFYQKLSHLLDIAKRSLEIKRTVVTKLLDEGLFPYAKRYLGNFDTHFSTIGLIGMNEMCLNANWIKENLTQPNAIEFSEEVLEFMRNKIADYQEETGNLYNLEATPAESTTYRLAKMDKERYPNIFTAAPESDKPFYTNSCHLPVDFTEDIFDALDIQDRLQTKFTGGTVFHTFLGERISDWKTTANLVKKIAENYRLPYYTLSPTYSICKNHGYIKGEVYTCPDCNEETEVYSRITGYYRPLKHWNDGKSSEYKNRKEYIIEKSRLKIKEIKYTQIENQKNKAINNITKKYLFTTNTCPNCPTAKEKLKTHKDIIHIDAHENMDLAVKYGVRSVPSLVIVNDNDEFEQFFGLSGIEKYIG
- a CDS encoding diacylglycerol kinase, translated to MFEHKKINHNNRKHSILDSFNYAIEGIINAIIIERHMKIHVIVTIFVVIISLFLKLDIISLAILGITIGIVWITELINTAIEGFADIIEPKYHPQVKFIKDVASGAVFVSAVLATFIGYLIFIGHLRKSSMQIFKFLKSSYAHTLAVIFVIVSILVIALKSYYKSGSPLEGGKPSGHSALAFSAWAAILFISNNIVIVALGFFIAVLVAQSRIKNGIHNFSEVFFGAALGGSVTYLILLLLKLF
- the ybeY gene encoding rRNA maturation RNase YbeY; protein product: MAIIVDITKGIEGYEDKIDLTAIKDFIVTLLEDEYNSNRDIYLSLLLTGNENIQIINRDYRNKDIETDVISFAYRDSEDFLEGPIETLGDIIISLERVKSQAKEYGHSFEREFYYVLTHGLLHLLGYDHISEEDKKIMRAKEEEILERNGYVRT